In a single window of the Arachis hypogaea cultivar Tifrunner chromosome 6, arahy.Tifrunner.gnm2.J5K5, whole genome shotgun sequence genome:
- the LOC112805864 gene encoding RNA exonuclease 4-like: protein MDYSRIIESSETHRNKCAACFRQFNKLEHLVEHMRISYHSGHEPTCAICRKHCRSFESLREHLIGPLPKQECRDIFAYRGCKFCLKVFDSPNSRRVHQEKCQLSGLTGMIGRFSSMGLRDNLTIGSRGAPVVALACKMVGGGSDGSLDLCARVCIIDEHENIIFHSYVKPPFPVTNYRYETTGIRAEYLRDAIPMRQVQRKIQDFLCNGEPMWTIRARGGKARILVGHGLDHDLECLQIEYRPEKIRDTAKYPPLMKTSKLSNSLKYLTQTYLGYDIQTGIQDPYDDCVATMRLYKRMRSQAHRMEDYPLASDPQNRNNFASWRQSELERMSPEQMLEISRSDYYCWCMDSLYTS from the exons ATGGATTATTCCAGAATTATCGAGTCTTCAGAAACTCACag GAATAAGTGTGCGGCATGCTTCAGACAGTTCAACAAACTGGAGCACTTGGTGGAGCACATGAGAATCTCATACCATTCGGGTCATGAACCAACTTGTGCCATTTGCAGAAAACACTGCAGGTCATTTGAGTCTCTAAGGGAACACCTTATAG gTCCATTGCCGAAACAGGAATGCCGGGATATATTTGCATACCGAGGGTGCAAGTTTTGCTTGAAGGTGTTTGACAGCCCTAACTCGCGCAGGGTTCACCAAGAAAAATGCCAACTCTCTGGACTAACT GGAATGATTGGTCGGTTTTCTAGCATGGGTCTTCGAGATAATTTGACAATTGGATCAAGAGGAGCACCAGTAGTTGCACTTGCTTGTAAAATGGTTGGTGGTGGCAGTGATGGCTCACTTGATCTTTGTGCAAGAGTCTGCATAATTGATGAGCATGAGAACATCATCTTTCATTCTTATGTCAAACCACCATTTCCAGTCACTAATTATAG GTACGAGACAACAGGTATTAGAGCAGAATATTTGAGGGATGCAATACCAATGAGGCAAGTTCAGAGGAAGATTCAAGACTTCCTTTGCAATGGAGAGCCCATGTGGACAATTAGAGCAAGAGGTGGCAAGGCCAGGATTCTTGTTGGTCATGGTTTGGATCATGACCTAGAATGTCTCCAAATAGAATATCGACCAGAAAAGATAAG GGACACTGCAAAATACCCTCCTCTGATGAAAACAAGCAAGTTGAGCAACTCACTTAAATACTTAACACAAACATATCTAGG GTATGACATTCAAACTGGGATACAGGATCCTTATGATGATTGTGTTGCAACAATGAGACTCTACAAGAGAATGAGGTCCCAGGCACATAGAATGGAGGATTACCCTTTGGCATCTGACCCTCAGAACAGAAACAATTTTGCTTCTTGGAGACAAAGTGAGCTTGAAAGAATGAGTCCTGAACAAATGCTTGAAATTTCAAGGTCTGATTACTATTGCTGGTGCATGGATTCCTTATATACCTCATGA